TTCAGCATTTGCAAAACTAACAAGCCTTAAAATGAGTCTGAAGTAAATACTTACCTACTATAGTAGTCATTTCTGTAATTGTTTCGTCCACTTCTGTCACCATCTATGGAAAATTGATCAAGTTAGTGGTTTTCAATTAAGTGGGAGAAATTTAACATCTGGATTAATTAAACCAGATTATCAAATTGTAATACACAATGATCCATCCACAAGATAACAATCTGATAAGCAGAACCACAAAATTCTTCTCAGAATTCTGTAGAGCAGAGTGCTCAATGCCAGAACCCACTTTCTATTTAAGGAATCATGTTTTACATTGATAATGTAATTATTACCTTGAAACTGAGCGACTCAAGGATATGGAGGTGAAAATGTGTTGCAAAACTGAGTTGTCTATGGTCTGGCAGGTATGTTGGACTTTTACAACACCTTATAGCAGGTACAAGTTACAAGATAACCAATTTCAATTTCAAACTAACAgcaatattgaattcatgcctTTTAGACTGCAAAACTAGTGTCACAGACCAGCAGTCTACATCACAGTAAATCACCTCTGTAAAATCCACGGCCACCTCTTCCTCCACGGAATCCGTAACTTCGTGACTGGCCACTTTGGTAATTCCGAGATCGACCCCCTGAGCCTTTTCCTGCCTGGTCCACACGAATTTGCCGACCGTCAACCGACTGACATACATCAAAAGAATTAAGAATCATCTTCAGAATATAGCACTTTCAATAATAACACCCAAGAATTAAATGTTTTTTCACGGTTTACAATGAAAAATAAGTATTACTTTGCATCATCTGCTAATAGATGCAAGAAAGTGGAGTAGAAAATAATGAAGATATGGAAACACCAGAAGGCAGATAAGTGGACCATTTATTTCACAATGTGAAAGACTACAGCAATAAAGAAATTTGGAATACATATAATTTGATAGATTGATGTAATAGTGTACAAGGCACCATTTTACTATGCAAATTCTTTCACGTTAATTTTTCAATATTTAGAACATTTCAATTTGAGTAACTTGCATCTACTACCTATTCTTTAACTGACCCTTAGCTGGAAATATATATATACCTTTCCATTCATGGCCATGGCATCCcttgcatcatcaggattttcaaAAGTTATAAAACCAAATCCTCTAGATTTgtgtgtgtctttatctttgatcACAAGCACTGAATATGTTCCAGGAGAAAAGAAAACAACATTAGAATTTACCTTTCAAGACATGAAATTAAAATTGCTAAACTGAGCAACATAGTACGGAATTTATTAAGTGATTTTAGACTAGCACTGCAATTAAAAAGGAGCATACCCTGGATACAATTTATGGTTTGACAATTCAACAATCTCCCATTAGAAGAAAATAACCTTCCATCAGAACAATATTTAAGATATTTCAATCATTAATCTGGCCACTTGCTAAAGGAGAACAATAACACATTGCACAGATGCCTTTTTTATAGTCATCAAAGCCACTCATTTCTAATATTACCCAGCACAGTATCCCTCGTGCACTTCTTTACAATGCAGCATCCATCAtaattttcaaattcaaaattcaacTGCAGGTGATGAATGCCCATCTTATGGGCACATGGACAAACAAATGAGCTACTGTAAATTTTCAATTCAAACAATTAGTCTTGCAAAAAACTAAAATGTACCCTGCCTGCAATAATGTGCTGTCACTGTCCCATAGGAAGGCAGGCTGCCAGTTTCATCATAGGAGGCCAGTTAAATCTGCTGCTTTGAAAATTGACAATCACTTCTATTGAAGCTATGCAACATATACAAGTCCTCAAACTAGCCAGCAAGTGTGGGATATCCCAATTCTGTCCTACGATAGTTAGGTCCACAGTAAATATGCTCATCCACTGATTCAGTTTCATCTGTCCTAGCCACAATCCattcaattaaaaacaaaatttttgAGGCTTGTCCCAAGCCATCTTATTTGTCAGTTAATTAATTACAGGTGCTTCAGCCTTGTTGGCTTAAAACTTGGGGTTatttctctccctttctttcaCTAATCATGATTTCAGTCACCTCTTAAGTACACATTATGCTCCAGCAattgctttcaattttttttgtatttgcatcTCCCAGCCCACCATGCATACACTTGATTCAGGATTCAAGTACAATGTAGCAAGAATAGCTAATTATTTCTACTTCCTGCCATGCTACCCAGTGGATATGCAATCAACAGGCCAAGTACCAATGCTCATTATTATGGGGCTTTGAATATTCAGAAC
This genomic window from Narcine bancroftii isolate sNarBan1 chromosome 3, sNarBan1.hap1, whole genome shotgun sequence contains:
- the LOC138758790 gene encoding cold-inducible RNA-binding protein-like isoform X1; translated protein: MSDEGKLFVGGLNFDTDEQSLEQLFSKYGEVRDVLVIKDKDTHKSRGFGFITFENPDDARDAMAMNGKSVDGRQIRVDQAGKGSGGRSRNYQSGQSRSYGFRGGRGGRGFYRDGDRSGRNNYRNDYYSRSQSSGMYGYNSSSGRSYRDDYDSYATNE
- the LOC138758790 gene encoding cold-inducible RNA-binding protein-like isoform X2 → MSDEGKLFVGGLNFDTDEQSLEQLFSKYGEVRDVLVIKDKDTHKSRGFGFITFENPDDARDAMAMNGKSVDGRQIRVDQAGKGSGGRSRNYQSGQSRSYGFRGGRGGRGFYRDGDRSGRNNYRNDYYSRSQSSGMYGYNSSSGRSYRDDYDSYE